ATCTGATCGAGTTCGTTCTCGAAGGAGGCCAGCCGGTCACGGAAGTCCTCGATCATCTGGTCGCCGGTGCCGTTGTCCGCGAGGAACTCTTCGAGAGCCTCGGTGTACGCCGAGAGGTCGCTGACCTCGTTCTGGAGGTGCTGGATCCGCGCGTCAGTCGCGCCGCCACCGCCGCCGCTGCTGCTCGCACCGTTGACCGAGAGTTCGCTTCGGAGCGCGCGCACGACATCCTCGTCGACGGCCCCGTGGTGAATCTCCGCCAGCAACGTCGTCGTCACGTTCGACGGCTGGGTCCCGCCGTCTTCACCGTCGCCGCCGTCTCCACCCTGTTCTTCTTCGGGCGCGTTCGGGTCCTTGAGGTTGAGCGTCTCGATTTCGTCGTCTCCCTCGTCATCCAGCCCTGGAACGCTGTCGCTCTCGCCGGCGATAACGTCCTTGACGACGTCGGAGCTGGAGTCGTCGAGGACGTCACCTTCCTCTTCGTCCAGCGGCGGATCGACCATCTCGATGGTCGGCTCGGTCAGGAACTGCTCGACGTTGTCGGTCCCGGTCGAGCGAATCCCATAGACGGTCGTGTACTCCGACTCGGGTTCGATGTCGCGCTCGAAGGTGATCGTCTGATCGTCGATCGTCCAGTACTCGCTGCCGTACTCGGGGTGGAACCCCAGGTCCTCGACGGCGACGTCTTCGGGCACGCTGTCGACCAGCGTGATCGTCACTGTCTCGCTGCGGCGCGATTCGATCCGGAACGCGATCGCCGGCACGGGGAACTCGTCGGCCTCGAACCGCTTTGCCACGGTCACCCCGTCCGAGGACACGGTCACTGGATCGTACGTCTGGGAATCACTCATGGCTCTACTTCGGACGAGCATCCGTATTAAAGTTACTTACTATTTATCATCGGACATAATCGCCCCCGGAAGCGGCTCTCCAGATCGACTCTGTTGCTGGCTTCGCCTACAGTTCGACGCGATCGCCGACTTCGATGACGCGCACGCGTTCGGGATACTCGAAGCTCCTGGCGTGATTGTGCAGGACTGCCGGATCAGCATTGAGTCCTTTCCGAGACCACTTTTTCCCGTTCGGGTGCGCTCCGCGCACCACTCACGGCAAAAACATGGGGAAAAAGACCGCAGGTCGGCAGGAGCGTTGTCAGAGGTCGACGCGATCTCCGACTTCGATGACGCGCACGCGTTCGGGATACTCGAAGCTCCTGGCGTGATTGTGCAGGACTGCCGGATCAGCATTGAGGCCTTTCCAGATATCCCAGTGAGTCGGCAGGAGGGTGTCGGTCTGGAGTTCGTTGGCGGCCTCGACGATCTCGTTCTCGTCGCTGTACCACTTGGTGTACTTGGGTTCGCGGGTCTGCTTGTCCGGGATCATCCCGGCGCTGCCAAAGGCGAGCGCTGCGAGGTCGACGTCGTATTCTTCGCCGAGTGGTTCGAATTTTCCGGGTCGGGCGTCCCCGCCGTGGACGAACGTTCCCGCGTCGTGCTCGAAGACGTACGCGACGGGGTGGCCCGCGTCCGGGTCGTTTGCGGGTTCGACGTGAACTGTCAGTGCGCCGAGTTCGATGGTGTCGCCTTCTGCGACCTCGACGAGCTGTGTCTGGTCGATGTCGTACTCGACCAGCCAGTTCTCCGTGCGCGCGACGGCGAGACTGTCGTCGGGACCGTAGAAGGGTGTGTCGCTGGCTTCGAGGATCGGGCCCGCTGTCTCGCCGTGGACGTGGTCGGTGTGCTCGTGGGTCGCCAGCACGGCGTCGACGGGGCCGACGTCGTACGGATCGAACGGCACCGGGACCATCCGGACTGTGCGGGGCGGGTCGCCCAGGCCGACGTAGGGGTCGACGAAGACTGTCGTCCCGTCGTCGGCTTTCACGATGAAGCCGTTGCAACCGAGATACCAGATCGCGACGCCGTCTGGATCGGCGTCCTCGACGGCGCGGGGCAGCCAGTCGCCCCAGTCGCTATGTACCATATCCCCACCTCTGCCGGTTCGCTTGGTAAGTCTTGTCTATTGTCGCTAGGAAACTGCGGATGAGCTGAGATTGTCGTCTCCGAAAAGCCCTCACTACGCTCGCTAGGAACCCGAAACGCTACTGTTATCAACAACGCGGGAAAGCCCTCTCCACGTCTTCGCGCGGCCGCCGGCCGCGCGAATGGTACGAGAGAGCTTCGCTCTCTCGCTACTCGCGGTCGCTCTGTCGGATATTCTCGTTCACTTCGTTCACTCGAATAGGGCCGACAGAGCGACTCCCTGTCCAGCGCGACCGTGGTTCGCCCTTTCGATCCACCAGGAACAGCCCCCACACCACGTTATTGTGGCCCCACACCTCCCCGGTTGCGCGGCGTCTGCCGCGCAACACGCTTCCTGACCGCCCCGCGGTGGCCGGGAGCGAGTGCCACGACTATCGTCGTGGCCGAGCGACCCGGGGAAGGGCAGGCCTTGCCGTGAGACAGGCATACGCGCCGAAGGCGCGTTTCACCGCGAGCGCTCTACCGAGCGCGAGCGGCCTTTTTCCCCAAGTTTTTGCAAGGAGAGGTCTGCCACGAGCCGACAGGCTCGTGTGCGAGACCCGACGCCGCAAAAAGTGGAAACCAAGTGGTTTATTCTTGGCAGCAGCCGCCGGCCTTCTCGCCGAAGTCCACCGTGAGGGGCTCGGAGATAATCTCGTTGAGTTCCTGCAGGCGGAGTTCGAGGTCGCTCTGGGCCTGCAGATAGTCCTCCATGACGGGGAGTTCGTGGAGTTCGCGCTGGGCCTTCTTCAGGGTGCGCAGGTCGTCTTGATCGGCCTGGTTGGTCTGGCGGGCGACCATGTACTCCTCGCGGATCTGCTCGAACTCCTCGATGCGTTCCTGGGCCTGCTCGTCGGCCTCGACGTCGGCCTTGGCGTCCTGGTAGGCTTCGTATTCGGGAAGATCGGTGATCGCCTCGCCGAGCGCGCTGGCGAGCGACTCGACGCTGTCGTCTGTCACGTCGGCCGTGTCGGTCTCGATGCTCATCGCCATGTCGTTGGGACTACAGCCGTTTGAACGTGCCGGAACGGACCACCAACAGTTATCGCCCTCCCGGACCCTGACGGAGATATGACCGAGTTCTCTCACCGGGTCGAACAGGTCTCGATCTCGGGCATCCGCGAAGTGTTCGAAGCAGCCGGCGAAGACGCCATCAACCTCGGCCTCGGCCAGCCGGACTTCCCCACACCCGACCACGCTCGTCAGGGCGCAATCGACGCCATCCGGGCCGGCAAGGCAGACGGCTACACCTCGAACAAAGGGACTGTGACCCTCCGGGAAGCGATCAGCGAGAAACACGATCGGGACAACGACCTCGACGTCGACCCCGAGGATATAATCGCGACCTCCGGCGGGAGCGAAGCCCTCCATCTGGTGATGGAAGCCCACGTCGACGAGGGAGACGAAGTGATCTTCCCCGATCCGGGATTCGTCTCCTACGACGCCCTGACCCACCTCGCTGGTGGGGAGCCAAAGCCTGTCCCGCTGCGCGAGGATCTGACGCTCGATCCCGCGACCGTCGAGGAAGCCATCACCGACGATACAGCGCTATTCGTGGTCAACAGTCCGGCGAATCCGACGGGCGCGGTCCAGTCACCCGAGGACATGCGCGAGTTCGCCCGGATCGCAGACGAGCACGACGTCCTCTGTCTCTCGGACGAGGTCTACGAGCACATCGTCTTCGAGGGCGAGCACCGCTCGCCGATGGAGTTCACCGAGGAGGACAACGTCGTCGTCGTGAACGCCTGCTCGAAGACCTACTCGATGACGGGCTGGCGACTCGGGTGGGTGACGGGTGCGACCGATCGCATCGAGCGAATGTTGCGAGTGCACCAGTACGCCCAGGCCTGTGCCAGCGCACCCGCCCAGTACGCCGCCGAGGCAGCACTCACAGGACCGCAGGACCCAGTTGCGGAGATGCTCGCGGCCTTCGAGCAGCGCCGCGACGTCGTGCTCGATGGCTTCGAGGACATGGGGCTGGAGTGTCCAACACCGAAGGGTGCCTTCTACGCGATGCCGAAGGTTCCCGGGGGGTGGGTCGAGGAAGTGATCGACCGCGGTGTCGTGGTCGTCCCCGGCGACGCGTTCGGCGAGCACGGCGCAGGGTACGCCCGAATCTCGTATGCGACCGGGATGGACGAGCTGAAAGAAGCGATCGAGATCATGGACGCGGCGACGCAGGCCGTCCGCTGAGCGGCGGCAAGCACATACGAGTCCAGTCCCTACGCCGCGGCAATGGACCACCTCGCCCCCTCGAACGTCCCCGTCTACGAGACCGACGACCAGCGTCAGCAGATCTGGCAGCGCTGTCTCGACCAGCGACAGCCGGCGCTCGCGATCAGAGACGCCCGGCGTGGCTGGATCGTCCGGTACGACCTCGCCCATCTCGAGGCCGAATTGCGCGCTGACGCCGTCCAGCAACTTCGCGATCGCGTCGCCAGCCGGCGGACCTATCCGACGGGGACGGATCCGATCTCCCAGGCAGAGGGCGTCGGCGGTGAGGCCGGTCCTGTCTCGGGTGATCTCCACGAGGGCAGCGAGCAGGCAGCCCGGAAACTGGCGGCCCACGTCTCGACGTTCGTCTTCGATCGAGACAACTGGGCCTGACACGAGTCTATCCTTTTTGTTGGTCGAGTCGTTTGTCAACATATGACGATCGCCCGCCACGGGTCGGGTCCGGGGGCTGCTGTGCGGGCACTGGCCTCCCAGATCCACCCGGTGTTCATGCTGCCGCCGGTCGCGTCGTCGGTGTTCGGGGCTGCGCTCAGCGGTCGCTTCGACGTCGCGCTCGCCTTGCTGCACGCGACAGCGACCTTCTTCGCACTCTACACGGCCCACGTCAAGGACGGCTACGTCGACTTCTACGGCCGTGACGAGGACGACGATCACCCACTCACCGCTCGGGGTTGTCGCGTCGCGATGACGCTCTCGACGGTGGCGTTCGCCGGTTGTCTCGCCGCGATCTGGCTGGTCGTGGGACCGCTCGCAGCGGCGATCACGCTTCCGGGATGGATCATCGGCTATCTGCACGCCCCGCAGTTCGACATGAACCCCGTCACCGCGACCGTGGGCTATCCCAGCGGGATCGCACTGGCGTTGCTCGGCGGCTTCTACGTGCAGGTAGAGACGTTGACGCCGGCGGTACTGGCGTTCGCGGGTGTGTTCCTGACGATCCTCTCGGGAATCAAGGTGATCGACGACGCCCAGGACTACGAGTACGACCGCTCGATCGACAAGCGCACGGTCGCGGTCGTCGTCGGCCAGCGCTCGGCCCGGCGCTTCGCCTTCGGTCTGATGATCGCCGGACTGGGCGGAGTCGTCGCCTTTGCGGCAGTGGCGGTGTTTCCCCCGAGTGCGGTGCTCGCGGCGGTGGCGTTCGGCGTGGTGGCGCTCCTCGCGGCCCGGGCAGACCCCGAAATCGCGACGATGCTGCTCATCCGTGGCTCGTACGTCTTTCTCGCAATACTGGTCGTGGCGGTGTGGGTCGAGCCACTCAGCGCAGTGTGAGCGACCACCACAGTTAAATCGCTGACT
The Halapricum salinum genome window above contains:
- a CDS encoding pyridoxal phosphate-dependent aminotransferase encodes the protein MTEFSHRVEQVSISGIREVFEAAGEDAINLGLGQPDFPTPDHARQGAIDAIRAGKADGYTSNKGTVTLREAISEKHDRDNDLDVDPEDIIATSGGSEALHLVMEAHVDEGDEVIFPDPGFVSYDALTHLAGGEPKPVPLREDLTLDPATVEEAITDDTALFVVNSPANPTGAVQSPEDMREFARIADEHDVLCLSDEVYEHIVFEGEHRSPMEFTEEDNVVVVNACSKTYSMTGWRLGWVTGATDRIERMLRVHQYAQACASAPAQYAAEAALTGPQDPVAEMLAAFEQRRDVVLDGFEDMGLECPTPKGAFYAMPKVPGGWVEEVIDRGVVVVPGDAFGEHGAGYARISYATGMDELKEAIEIMDAATQAVR
- a CDS encoding YlbF family regulator, encoding MSIETDTADVTDDSVESLASALGEAITDLPEYEAYQDAKADVEADEQAQERIEEFEQIREEYMVARQTNQADQDDLRTLKKAQRELHELPVMEDYLQAQSDLELRLQELNEIISEPLTVDFGEKAGGCCQE
- a CDS encoding MBL fold metallo-hydrolase; translation: MVHSDWGDWLPRAVEDADPDGVAIWYLGCNGFIVKADDGTTVFVDPYVGLGDPPRTVRMVPVPFDPYDVGPVDAVLATHEHTDHVHGETAGPILEASDTPFYGPDDSLAVARTENWLVEYDIDQTQLVEVAEGDTIELGALTVHVEPANDPDAGHPVAYVFEHDAGTFVHGGDARPGKFEPLGEEYDVDLAALAFGSAGMIPDKQTREPKYTKWYSDENEIVEAANELQTDTLLPTHWDIWKGLNADPAVLHNHARSFEYPERVRVIEVGDRVDL
- a CDS encoding GumC domain-containing protein; the protein is MSDSQTYDPVTVSSDGVTVAKRFEADEFPVPAIAFRIESRRSETVTITLVDSVPEDVAVEDLGFHPEYGSEYWTIDDQTITFERDIEPESEYTTVYGIRSTGTDNVEQFLTEPTIEMVDPPLDEEEGDVLDDSSSDVVKDVIAGESDSVPGLDDEGDDEIETLNLKDPNAPEEEQGGDGGDGEDGGTQPSNVTTTLLAEIHHGAVDEDVVRALRSELSVNGASSSGGGGGATDARIQHLQNEVSDLSAYTEALEEFLADNGTGDQMIEDFRDRLASFENELDQIQSMAMENDEQMDSVQSEVSRVSGQVSDVEDTVTSMEGRVDNVEGTVDEVEGTVGNLDEQVDTLDSEVDSISGDVGEFEDDISSLESEVQSLRGDLEDIDDRIGDVGDIDDQIQNIESEIEDLKQWREQLSSVIGGGE
- a CDS encoding UbiA family prenyltransferase codes for the protein MTIARHGSGPGAAVRALASQIHPVFMLPPVASSVFGAALSGRFDVALALLHATATFFALYTAHVKDGYVDFYGRDEDDDHPLTARGCRVAMTLSTVAFAGCLAAIWLVVGPLAAAITLPGWIIGYLHAPQFDMNPVTATVGYPSGIALALLGGFYVQVETLTPAVLAFAGVFLTILSGIKVIDDAQDYEYDRSIDKRTVAVVVGQRSARRFAFGLMIAGLGGVVAFAAVAVFPPSAVLAAVAFGVVALLAARADPEIATMLLIRGSYVFLAILVVAVWVEPLSAV